Genomic DNA from Bartonella alsatica:
TCGTTTTTTACGTCCAGCCAATTTTCCAAAAGAAACTCCTGGAAGAGGCTCTGATATTTTTATAGCAAAGAATGGGGCTCGTGTACTTGTTGCAAATCTTTTGGGAAGTGTTTTTATGCCGTGCAAAGCGGATGATCCCTTTGAAACAGCTGAAAAAATTTTGTTTTCATGTTCTTTGATGGAACAGGCAGACGCAATTATTTTCGACTTTCACGCAGAAACGACGAGTGAAAAGCAATGTTTTGGGCATTTTCTTGATGGTCGTGTCAGTGTTATTGTAGGAACGCATACCCATGTTCCTACGGCTGACGCACAGATATTAGAAGGCGGTAGTGCTTATTTGTCAGACGCAGGAATGTGCGGAGATTATAATTCGTCTATAGGCATGGATAAAGAAGAGCCTTTACACCGATTTCTTTATAAGAAGAAACAGAATCGTTATGAACCTGCACAAGGACCAGCAACTCTTTGCGGCTTAGCAGTTGAGCTTTCAGACCGCACTGGTTTAGCAGAGAAAGTTTCGGCGGTGCGGATTGGTCCTCATTTAAAGCCTGAACTTCCAGATTTTTGGTAACACTTTTCACATCATTTTATCGGTGCTGCTTTTTGAGTAGTAGGATTCTTCACGCCTTCCCCAAAGAATCTCTTCAAAGGAGTTTCTGAAGGTAAATCTTAAAAAGCGAAATTTTTAAAGCAAATACGCCAAGGAAATTTCTGAGAAGAATAATGGAATGGGAAGGATTAGATAGCGAAAAGCTTTTTAAAAACAGCATATTACGAAAAAGTTTTTCTCAAGAAACCACACCAAATATCTGCTCTAATAAAGTCACCCACAAGGGCTAACTGCAAAGGCAAAACCTAAAAAGATATCGGCGAAAGAAAAGATATCGGCGAAAGAGCATTAAAAAGCGAAATCTTTAAAGCAAATACCCCAAGGAAATTTCTGAGAAGAATAATAGAATGGGAAGGATTAGATAGCGAAAAGCTTTTTAAAAACAGCATATTACGAAAAAGTTTTTCTCAAGAAACCACACCAAGTATCTGCTCTAATAAAGTCACCCACAAGGGCTAACTGCAAAGGCAAAACCTAAAAAGATATCGGCGAAAGAGCATTAAATTGTTATCCGTTGAATGATAGCGCCACATTGGGCTAATTTTTCTTCCAACCTCTCAAACCCGCGATCAAGATGATAGACGCGGTTAACGATGGTTTCTCCCTTTGCGGCCAGGGCGGCAATAACAAGAGAGACAGAAGCACGTAAATCGGTAGCCATGACTTGTGCACCTTGTAGATTTTCTGTTCCGTGAATGGTTGCTGTCTGCCCATCGAGCTTTATGTGAGCACCCAAACGGATGAGTTCCTGAACATGCATGAAACGATTTTCAAAAATTGTTTCTGTAATACGAGAAGTTCCCTGAGCTCGTGTCATCAGCGCCATGAATTGAGCTTGGAGATCGGTTGGAAAAGCGGGATAAGGACCTGTTTTGATATCCACGGGTATTATTTTTGTTTGTCGAGGATTTCGTGTAACATAAATTCCGTTAGGTTCTATTTGAATATTGAGTCCGGTTTTTTGAAGAACCTTGAGCACTTTCATAAGATGGTTAGGGTTTGCATTTTTGAGAAATACAGCACCACCTGTCATAGCAACGGCCATTGCGTATGTTCCGGCTTCGATTCGATCAGCAATAACAGATATTCTAGCGCCTTTAAGTTTTTTGACGCCCTCAATAGTGAGTGTTGATGTTCCTTCACCCACTATTTTTGCGCCCATAGCGTTGAGTGTTCGAATAAGATTTGCGACTTCTGGTTCACAAGCAGCATTATCGAGGACAGTTTTTCCCTTTGCCATTGTAGCGGCCATGAGCATAACATGGGTTCCACCGACAGTGACTTTAGGAAAACGGTAGTGTGCCCCTTTTAATCCCCTTAGAGCTTTAGCATGAACATATCCATTTTCGATGGCGATACGTGCACCTAAAGTTTTGAGTCCTTCGAGAATAAAATCGACAGGTCTTGTTCCGATAGCACAACCCCCAGGGAGAGACACGTAGGCTTCCCGGCAACGTGCAACCAGAGGGCCAATCACCCAAAAGCTTGCGCGCATTTTTTTGACCAATTCGTATGGAGCACGTGTTGTCGTTATTTTTTGAGCAGTAAAATGGATTGTTCTTGAATTCCCATCATCGTTGTTAACTTTTTGCCCATCGACAGCATATCCAACCCCATGATTATTGAGGATACGAATAAGCAATTCAACATCGGCCAAATGAGGAACATTATCTAAAGTAAGAGTTTCTTCGGAGAGTAAAGAAGCAATCATCAGAGGCAGTGCGGCATTTTTTGCCCCTGAGATAGGAATAGTCCCTTTAAGTTTTTTCCCACCAATAATTTGAATAGAATCCATAACGCTTTATCTCTTTTCCCTTTGAGTTTCCCTTTTCAAAGGTTTTATCCCCTTGAGAAGATATTTTTATAATGATTTCAGAACGAAACCGATGATATTAGAACACATCTCAAATATCATAACGAACATTGAGAATTATGGTTGCAAAGATGCCGTAAGAGGCATTTTTTAGAACTCTGTTTGCGCTCTTTTTCGACTTTGTTCTTTTCGACGTTTCAGGTTTTGTCGCAATTGTTGAGCCAGTCTTTCTTGGCGATGTTTTTCTTTTTCATCTTTGTGTTTAATTTTTTCTTGTTTTTGATGTATTTGTGTCATTGCGCAACCTTTTAAGCAGTGTTGAGCTTTTTCAAGCAACTCATAACTTTTGTATAAGAAATGTACGTCATGACGCAAGAGCGGTTTTCTTTCAAGAATGCATAAATGTTCTCTTGCCTATTTTATGACAATATGGCACAAGACAGCGCAAACATTGAAAAGGGCTGCGGTAGCTCAGTGGTAGAGCACTCCCTTGGTAAGGGAGAGGTCGAGAGTTCAATCCTCTCTCGCAGCACCACTGCACACAATATTTTTCCATCCCCTCACTCACCACACTGTTACACCTACCTCACCTTTTTAGCTCTTTTATAGTATCCTACCAGCGCCTACTTTCACAGTGCTTTAATGCTTCCATTGTGTGAAACCGGTTTAGTCTATGTTGAACAGTAACTGATATCCCTCTCCTGTTTTTTCCCTGACCTATTACAATTCTTCGACCAAGTCTTTTCTTTATCACTCTCCCATTATAGCTCCAATCCTCACTGCCTGCCTCCCAGTTACACGCTTCTCTAGAACATCTTCCATTCTCATGCTAAACTCTATGGCAGCAGACTTAATTTTCTGAACCATAACCTCTAAGGCCTCATTAAAACGATTAATTTCACTTTCAAGCTTCCGAATATAAACTTCATCACGATAAGCGCGCTTAATCAGAGGCGGCATATCAGGCCAATAGAGCATTAAATCCACCCATTCGCGTTGTGCAATCCATAATCCTCCCTGACATTGTGCTTTATGCTCTGCAGGAAAACTCCTTTGGTAGAAATGAGGAATGAGGATTTCCGGTTTTTTTGTTTTAATTTCTAATAATCCGTTTGTTCCAATAAAAGCATCAGGGGAAAAGCCTTTCATACGGTCATCGGCTAAAACAAATCCTATGCATTCAGGCTCTGTATGCGTGAGTGTTCCATAAAGCTGCCGTGCGTTTGGTTCTAATTCTGTTCCGCGTCGCATAGAAAGCGTTTTTCCCTCATCAACGGTTTTTCCAGTGATTCTTTCTCCAGCAAGTTTCATCATAACAGAATGATATCTTGAAGTTTTTTGCCCCTGCTTTTTTTGTGCCATAACCATTTCAAACAAAGAAGCCGTGATCAAGCCATTACGCACCTGGTACCATTCAGCCGTTCCCTGAATACAATCGATGATGATTGACATGATATTTTATATCCTTTTATTTTTGAGGTACTTTTTTATTAAGCCCCTCACGTCTCTTTAAAATATTTACTATTTCTGAAGTTCACGCTTTTTTTGAAACATTTTGTCATTAATCAAATTTGACCTTTTTTACAGTTTCTGAGAAATGGTTTTCACTTACTGTAAAAAACTTTCGATTGTTTCTTTTTGATTTTTCAAACACTTTTTGCCCCTCCATTAATCAGTTTTTCTATTTCATTTCTATGCCCATACCCCAACCAGTTGTTCCCCATCCACATCTCCACCTTATCAAACGCCCCCTCCCAAATATTTGTCCATAAGCGTGTTTACTTGATGCGTTTTAGCCTCCCCACCCCCAAGTGCTTTCCAAACCCTACCTCCCCCTTAAATCATCCACCCCTATAATCTCTCCTCTCAAAACGTAGCGCCTCCTTTCCCCAACAGCCATGACACAGAGCACCCAAAGCGTTTTCGATAAATTGCTGCACAACCTGTTTTGCTGTCGCTGCCAGAATAGCAAAAGCAATTCCAACATTGCCCCCAACAAAGACTTGCAGGCTGAATTCTTCATTTATCGGCTTAAAATTCCCCCCTCAACGATGTACCATCCCCATGCCCCAACCAGTTTTCCCCATCGACATCTCCGCCTTATCAAACGCCCCCTCCCAAATATTTGTCCATAAGCGTGTTTACTTGATGCGTTTTAGCCTCCCCACCCCCAAGTGCTTTCCAAACCCTACCTCCCCCTTAAATCATCCACCCCTATAATCTCTCCTCTCAAAACATAGCGCCTCCTTTCCCCAACGGCCATGACACAGAGCACCCGAAGCGTTTTCGATAAGTTGCTGCACAACCTGTTTTGCTGTCGCTGCCGGAATAGCAAAAGCAATTCCAACATTGCCTCCAACAAAGACTTGCAGGCTGAATTCTTCATTTATCGGCTTAAAATTCCCCCCTCAACGATGTACCATCCCCATGCCCCAACCAGTTTTCCCCATCGACATCTCCGCCTTATCAAACGCCCCCTCCCAAATATTTGTCCATAAGCGTGTTTACTTGATGCGTTTTAGCCTCCCCACCC
This window encodes:
- a CDS encoding TIGR00282 family metallophosphoesterase; its protein translation is MRFLFLGDIVGTSGCMAIFDQLPKLIKKWQLDFVVVNGENASSGFGIKQETYQDLLIAGVDVVTTGNHAFSCQEAFRYANVSDRFLRPANFPKETPGRGSDIFIAKNGARVLVANLLGSVFMPCKADDPFETAEKILFSCSLMEQADAIIFDFHAETTSEKQCFGHFLDGRVSVIVGTHTHVPTADAQILEGGSAYLSDAGMCGDYNSSIGMDKEEPLHRFLYKKKQNRYEPAQGPATLCGLAVELSDRTGLAEKVSAVRIGPHLKPELPDFW
- the murA gene encoding UDP-N-acetylglucosamine 1-carboxyvinyltransferase; this translates as MDSIQIIGGKKLKGTIPISGAKNAALPLMIASLLSEETLTLDNVPHLADVELLIRILNNHGVGYAVDGQKVNNDDGNSRTIHFTAQKITTTRAPYELVKKMRASFWVIGPLVARCREAYVSLPGGCAIGTRPVDFILEGLKTLGARIAIENGYVHAKALRGLKGAHYRFPKVTVGGTHVMLMAATMAKGKTVLDNAACEPEVANLIRTLNAMGAKIVGEGTSTLTIEGVKKLKGARISVIADRIEAGTYAMAVAMTGGAVFLKNANPNHLMKVLKVLQKTGLNIQIEPNGIYVTRNPRQTKIIPVDIKTGPYPAFPTDLQAQFMALMTRAQGTSRITETIFENRFMHVQELIRLGAHIKLDGQTATIHGTENLQGAQVMATDLRASVSLVIAALAAKGETIVNRVYHLDRGFERLEEKLAQCGAIIQRITI
- a CDS encoding YqaJ viral recombinase family protein, which codes for MSIIIDCIQGTAEWYQVRNGLITASLFEMVMAQKKQGQKTSRYHSVMMKLAGERITGKTVDEGKTLSMRRGTELEPNARQLYGTLTHTEPECIGFVLADDRMKGFSPDAFIGTNGLLEIKTKKPEILIPHFYQRSFPAEHKAQCQGGLWIAQREWVDLMLYWPDMPPLIKRAYRDEVYIRKLESEINRFNEALEVMVQKIKSAAIEFSMRMEDVLEKRVTGRQAVRIGAIMGE